The Lycium barbarum isolate Lr01 chromosome 10, ASM1917538v2, whole genome shotgun sequence genome includes a region encoding these proteins:
- the LOC132615288 gene encoding 1-aminocyclopropane-1-carboxylate oxidase homolog 1-like: protein MVDYDRAEELKAFDNTKAGVKGLVDAGIVHIPEIFVTPSIKKNEFNAQNLDSCSNVNVQIPVIDLEDINKDDFRRRRIVEEVGEACETWGFFQVVNHGVPQHIMDEMIRGVRSFNEQPNETKMEFYSRDDMKKVFFNSNFDLYQSKAADWRDTLACLMAPNPPSSDELPEICREELLQYSEYVRKLGQTILELLAEALGLKSNHLLEMECAKGHFILSHYYPPCPEPDRTNGTTKHTDPDFFTILLQDHIGGLQFYHQNQWIDIHPMTGALVINLGDLLQLLSNDKFKSAEHRVLANHIGPRISVACFFATYLQPFDRLYGPIKELLSNENPPLYKETTVRNYVSYYNSKGLGARPSLLDFRL from the exons atggttgaCTATGATCGAGCAGAAGAGCTCAAGGCCTTCGATAACACAAAGGCCGGTGTAAAAGGACTAGTCGATGCAGGGATAGTTCATATCCCTGAGATTTTCGTTACACCGTccataaaaaaaaatgagttcAATGCTCAGAATCTTGATTCATGCTCCAACGTCAACGTTCAAATCCCAGTTATAGATCTCGAGGACATAAACAAAGACGATTTTCGACGTAGGAGAATAGTTGAAGAGGTTGGTGAGGCATGTGAGACTTGGGGATTTTTTCAAGTTGTGAACCATGGTGTGCCTCAACATATCATGGATGAGATGATTCGAGGAGTTCGAAGTTTCAATGAGCAACCAAATGAGACAAAGATGGAGTTTTACTCAAGGGATGATATGAAGAAGGTGTTTTTTAATAGCAATTTTGATCTCTATCAATCTAAGGCTGCAGATTGGAGGGATACACTAGCTTGTCTCATGGCTCCAAATCCTCCAAGTAGTGATGAATTACCAGAAATATGCAG GGAGGAGTTACTTCAATATTCTGAGTATGTTCGAAAGTTGGGCCAAACAATATTAGAGTTACTGGCAGAGGCACTTGGGCTGAAGTCCAATCACTTGTTGGAAATGGAGTGTGCAAAAGGCCATTTCATTCTCAGTCATTACTATCCACCTTGTCCTGAACCAGACAGAACTAATGGAACCACAAAGCATACTGACCCAGATTTCTTCACAATTCTTCTACAAGATCACATTGGTGGCCTTCAATTTTATCACCAAAACCAATGGATTGATATTCATCCAATGACTGGAGCACTAGTTATCAATCTTGGTGACCTTCTGCAG CTTCTATCAAATGACAAGTTCAAAAGTGCTGAGCACAGAGTATTGGCAAATCATATTGGACCAAGAATTTCAGTTGCATGTTTTTTCGCAACTTATCTTCAGCCATTTGATAGGCTCTATGGCCCAATAAAGGAATTGTTGTCAAATGAAAATCCTCCTTTGTACAAGGAAACAACAGTGAGAAATTATGTATCCTATTACAACTCCAAAGGACTTGGAGCTCGTCCTTCACTTCTCGATTTCAGGCTCTAG